A genomic window from Hippocampus zosterae strain Florida chromosome 13, ASM2543408v3, whole genome shotgun sequence includes:
- the mettl14 gene encoding N6-adenosine-methyltransferase non-catalytic subunit, with amino-acid sequence MNSRLQEIRERQKLRRQLLARQLGAESADSIGAVLNSKEELKEIEETRETCRASLDDSAPTSKKKTLTEGDDTEEDVEEQKDEVEVPPPEESNPYEEVYKDSSTFLKGTQSLNPHNDYCQHFVDTGHRPQNFIRDVGLADRFEEYPKLRELIRLKDELISTTNTPPMYLQADLEHFDLQDLKSEFDVILLEPPLEEYYRESGISHTERFWTWDDIMKLEIEEISALRSFVFLWCGSGEGLDLGRMCLRKWGFRRCEDICWIKTNKNNPGKTKALDPKAVFQRTKEHCLMGIKGTVRRSTDGDFIHANVDIDLIITEEPEMGNVEKPVEIFHIIEHFCLGRRRLHLFGRDSTIRPGWLTVGPTLTNSNFNPESYSSHFALPESYLSGCTEEIERLRPKSPPSKMKSDRGGGAPRGVRSGPNAGRGGERGRERIRPNFRGDRGGFRGRGGPHRGFPPR; translated from the exons ATGAACAGTCGACTGCAGGAAATCCGCGAGCGACAAAAACTTAGGCGGCAGCTTTTAGCACGACAG TTGGGAGCTGAGAGCGCAGATAGCATTGGGGCTGTGCTCAACAGTAAAGAGGAACTAAAAGAGATAGAAGAGACAAGAGAAACATGCAG GGCCTCATTGGATGATTCCGCCCCTACCTCCAAGAAGAAGACTCTGACAGAGGGTGATGACACAGAGGAAGATGTGGAGGAACAAAAA GATGAGGTGGAGGTGCCCCCGCCTGAGGAAAGCAATCCATATGAGGAAGTCTACAAGGACTCAAGTACTTTCCTTAAG GGTACGCAGAGCTTGAACCCTCACAACGATTACTGTCAGCACTTTGTCGACACAGGTCACAGGCCGCAGAACTTCATTCGAGATGTTG GCTTGGCTGATCGATTTGAGGAGTACCCCAAACTGAGAGAGCTGATCCGATTGAAGGACGAACTCATCTCCACTACCAACACCCCTCCCAT gTACCTGCAGGCTGACCTGGAGCACTTTGACCTGCAGGATTTAAAAAGCGAGTTTGATGTCATTTTGCTCGAGCCTCCTTTAGAGGAATATTACAGAGAGTCAGGCATCAGCCACACAGAGCGCTTCTGGACCTGGGATGAT ATCATGAAGCTAGAGATTGAAGAGATCTCTGCCCTTCGGTCCTTTGTCTTCCTCTGGTGTGGCTCGGGTGAAGGCCTGGACTTGGGAAGAATG TGTTTAAGGAAATGGGGCTTCAGGCGCTGCGAAGACATCTGCTGGATCAAGACCAACAAGAATAACCCAGGCAAGACAAAGGCGCTGGACCCGAAAGCAGTATTTCAAAGGACCAAG GAACACTGCCTGATGGGAATCAAAGGAACAGTACGGAGAAGCACAGACGGCGACTTCATCCATGCCAACGTGGACATCGACTTGATCATCACGGAGGAGCCCGAGATGGGAAATGTCGAGAAGCCCGTCGAGATCTTTCACATCATCGAGCACTTCTGTTTGGGCCGCAGGAGGTTGCACCTTTTTGGACGTGACTCGACCATCAGACCTG GTTGGCTGACAGTCGGTCCCACTCTCACCAACAGTAACTTCAACCCAGAGAGCTACTCCTCACATTTTGCTCTGCCTGAATCCTACCTCTCCGGCTGCACCGAGGAAATAGAGCGACTGCGCCCCAAATCGCCGCCTTCCAAGATGAAGTCCGACCGTGGCGGCGGCGCACCCAGAGGTGTGCGCAGTGGTCCGAATGCAGGAAGAGGTGGAGAGAGAGGTCGGGAAAGAATCCGACCAAACTTCCGCGGAGACAGGGGAGGCTTCCGTGGCCGGGGAGGCCCGCACAGGGGCTTTCCCCCACGTTAG